In one window of Enterobacteriaceae endosymbiont of Plateumaris rustica DNA:
- the dnaB gene encoding replicative DNA helicase has translation MIVNNLIKKSKFRKNFDIKGIKLPPHSLEAEQSILGGLMLDNNRWENVIEKIIVQDFFTFAHRIIFHEMQLLTDTGKPIDLITLSESLQNKKKLDDVGGFAYLAELSKNIPSISNIYAYIDIVKERAIVREMILAANEIAEAGYFPNGRNSEELINLAESRIFQIAEKRINKDTRPKGVDEILEVTISKIESFYKSTKHGVTGIDTGYHELNRKTAGLQKSDLIIIAARPSMGKTTFAMNICENAAISQDKPVLIFSLEMPCEQIMMRMLASLSRVDQTRIRTGQLNDNDWEKISNTMALLLKKKNIYIDDSSELTPTEVRLRSRRIFREYNGLSLIMVDYLQLMRVPSLSFNRTLEIAEISRSLKALAKELHVPVLALSQLNRSLEQRSDKRPMNSDLRESGSIEQDADLIMFIYRDEVYNEHSNLQGIAEIIIGKQRNGPIGTIRLTFNNKIARFDNYSDYYNSSNI, from the coding sequence ATGATAGTCAATAATTTAATAAAAAAATCTAAATTTAGAAAAAATTTTGATATAAAAGGCATTAAATTACCTCCTCATTCATTAGAAGCTGAGCAATCAATATTAGGAGGATTAATGTTAGATAATAATCGTTGGGAAAATGTTATAGAAAAAATTATAGTACAAGATTTTTTTACATTTGCTCATAGAATTATTTTTCATGAAATGCAATTGTTAACAGATACAGGAAAACCAATTGATTTAATTACTTTATCAGAATCTTTACAAAATAAAAAAAAATTAGATGATGTAGGAGGTTTTGCATATTTAGCTGAATTATCAAAAAATATTCCTAGTATATCAAATATTTATGCATATATTGATATTGTAAAAGAAAGAGCAATTGTTAGAGAAATGATATTAGCTGCAAATGAAATTGCTGAAGCAGGATATTTTCCTAATGGAAGAAATAGTGAAGAATTAATAAATTTAGCTGAATCTCGTATTTTTCAAATAGCAGAAAAACGTATAAATAAAGATACTAGACCTAAAGGAGTAGATGAAATTTTAGAAGTAACAATTTCTAAAATTGAATCTTTTTATAAATCAACAAAACATGGTGTAACAGGAATAGATACTGGATATCATGAGTTAAATAGGAAAACAGCTGGATTACAAAAATCTGATTTAATAATTATTGCTGCTAGACCATCAATGGGTAAAACAACTTTTGCAATGAATATTTGTGAAAATGCTGCTATATCACAAGATAAACCTGTATTAATATTTAGTTTAGAAATGCCATGTGAACAAATTATGATGCGTATGTTAGCTTCTCTTTCTAGAGTTGATCAAACACGTATTCGTACAGGACAATTAAATGATAATGATTGGGAAAAAATTTCAAATACAATGGCTCTTTTATTAAAGAAAAAAAATATATATATTGATGATTCTTCTGAACTTACTCCTACTGAAGTAAGATTAAGATCACGTAGGATATTTAGAGAATATAATGGACTAAGTTTAATTATGGTTGATTATTTACAATTAATGAGAGTTCCTTCATTGTCTTTTAATAGAACATTAGAAATTGCTGAAATATCACGTTCATTAAAAGCATTAGCAAAAGAATTACATGTACCTGTATTAGCTTTATCTCAATTAAATAGATCTTTAGAACAAAGATCTGATAAACGTCCAATGAATTCTGATTTAAGAGAATCTGGATCTATAGAACAAGATGCTGATTTAATAATGTTTATTTATAGAGATGAAGTATATAATGAACATAGTAATTTACAAGGTATTGCAGAAATTATTATAGGAAAACAACGTAATGGTCCAATTGGAACTATAAGATTAACTTTTAATAATAAAATAGCTAGATTTGATAATTATTCTGATTATTATAATAGTTCTAATATTTGA
- the dusA gene encoding tRNA dihydrouridine(20/20a) synthase DusA produces MNKIPYYRFSVAPMLKRTDKYCRYFYRKLTKHALLYTEMIHSNAIINNKSILLNNCGNNIALQLAGNNPKILSLCSKKAEKLGYKEINLNVGCPSINSQKNNFGACLMKQYNILSDCIKSMSDSVSIPITIKTRIGINNDDSYTFLCKFIEILSNSGCNIFIIHARKALLFNKVKTKINLNIPNLDYKVVYKIKKKFPNIKILINGGIQNLKEVKKHLKYVDGVMMGRKIFNNPKFLMKIDQEIFHQKYISYSPLEIINSMFSYIEKELEKGIHLKRIIFSVLNFFNGINGSINFKKYINNKNNYFNNSGIQVLNKALSYIKDI; encoded by the coding sequence ATGAATAAAATTCCATATTATAGATTTTCAGTTGCTCCTATGTTAAAAAGAACAGATAAATATTGTCGTTATTTTTATAGAAAATTAACAAAACATGCTCTTTTATATACTGAAATGATACATTCCAATGCAATTATTAATAATAAATCAATTTTATTAAATAATTGTGGAAATAATATTGCATTACAATTAGCAGGAAATAATCCTAAAATATTATCTTTATGTTCAAAAAAAGCAGAAAAATTAGGATATAAAGAAATTAATTTAAATGTAGGTTGTCCTTCTATAAATTCTCAAAAAAACAATTTTGGTGCATGTTTGATGAAACAATATAATATTTTATCTGATTGTATTAAATCAATGAGTGATAGTGTTTCAATACCAATTACAATTAAAACTCGTATTGGTATAAATAATGATGATAGTTATACATTTTTATGTAAATTTATAGAAATATTGTCTAATAGTGGTTGTAATATATTTATTATTCATGCACGAAAAGCATTACTTTTTAATAAAGTAAAAACTAAAATTAATCTGAATATTCCTAATTTAGATTATAAAGTTGTATATAAAATTAAAAAAAAATTTCCAAATATTAAAATTTTAATAAATGGAGGGATTCAAAATTTAAAAGAAGTAAAAAAACATTTAAAATATGTAGATGGAGTTATGATGGGTAGAAAAATTTTTAATAATCCTAAATTTTTAATGAAAATAGATCAAGAAATTTTTCATCAAAAATATATTTCTTATTCTCCTTTAGAGATTATTAATTCAATGTTTTCATATATAGAAAAAGAATTAGAAAAAGGTATACATTTAAAACGAATTATTTTTTCTGTATTAAATTTTTTTAACGGAATAAATGGTTCTATAAATTTTAAAAAATATATTAATAATAAAAATAATTATTTTAATAATAGTGGTATTCAAGTATTAAATAAAGCATTATCTTATATAAAAGATATATAA
- the der gene encoding ribosome biogenesis GTPase Der, whose translation MKKKIMLNYPIVTIVGAPNSGKSTLYNSLTKTNKALVNNISGFTRDRNYGYVKINKYQFICIDTGSIINDIKTKKTELSNFLVNKQTFQAIKESDLILFIIKGFYLTSLDYEIINKIRIYKKKIIIILNRKNINFYEKEFYSLGYQLYNVNIIDINNINKLCIFLLPYIKNIFLKKNKIKNKNYKNISYINNNNVKLAIIGTPNVGKSTLINKILKEERMIVNHTAGTTRDSISIPIKDINQTIKKYFTNLVIIDTAGIKKKNKIKNIEKNIINESFKSIKKSNIILFVIDGFKEIFSNQDTSIINYIINQGKPIIIAINKFDLIKLKKIKQIKKIIKIKFPFIPIIFISAKYGIGLKNLFKSLFNVYNLTNQKINTSKLMKIMYLAINNFPPPMIKKYRIKLKYIHVGKYNPLTLIIHGNQVTKLENNYKRYLSNFLYKKLELFGIPIFLKFKENKNPYIKNYIN comes from the coding sequence ATGAAAAAAAAAATAATGTTAAATTATCCTATAGTTACTATAGTAGGAGCACCAAATTCAGGAAAATCAACTTTATATAATTCATTAACTAAAACTAATAAAGCATTAGTTAATAATATTTCTGGATTTACAAGGGATAGAAATTATGGTTATGTTAAAATAAATAAATATCAATTTATTTGTATTGATACAGGTAGTATAATTAATGATATAAAAACAAAAAAAACAGAATTAAGTAATTTTTTAGTAAATAAACAAACTTTTCAAGCTATTAAAGAATCAGATTTAATATTATTTATAATCAAAGGATTTTATTTAACAAGTTTAGATTATGAAATTATAAATAAAATAAGAATATATAAAAAAAAAATTATTATTATTTTAAATAGAAAAAATATTAATTTTTATGAAAAAGAATTTTATTCTTTAGGTTATCAATTATACAATGTTAATATAATTGACATTAATAATATCAATAAATTATGTATATTTTTATTACCTTATATAAAAAATATTTTTTTAAAAAAAAATAAAATTAAAAATAAAAATTATAAAAATATTTCTTATATTAATAATAATAATGTTAAATTAGCAATTATAGGTACTCCTAATGTTGGTAAATCTACTTTGATTAATAAAATTCTTAAAGAAGAAAGAATGATTGTAAATCATACTGCTGGTACAACTAGAGATAGCATCTCTATACCAATAAAGGATATTAATCAAACAATCAAAAAATATTTTACAAATTTAGTTATTATTGATACTGCAGGTATTAAAAAAAAAAATAAAATTAAAAATATAGAAAAAAATATAATTAATGAATCTTTTAAATCTATAAAAAAATCTAATATAATTTTATTTGTTATTGATGGATTTAAAGAAATATTTTCTAATCAAGATACATCTATAATAAATTATATTATTAATCAAGGAAAACCTATTATTATAGCAATTAATAAATTTGATTTAATAAAATTAAAAAAAATAAAACAAATAAAAAAAATAATTAAAATTAAATTTCCGTTTATTCCTATAATATTTATATCAGCTAAATATGGAATAGGATTGAAAAATTTATTTAAATCATTATTTAATGTATATAATTTAACTAATCAAAAAATTAATACTTCAAAATTAATGAAAATTATGTATTTAGCAATTAATAATTTTCCACCACCTATGATTAAAAAATATCGTATAAAATTAAAATATATACATGTGGGTAAATATAATCCGTTAACTTTAATTATTCATGGTAATCAAGTAACAAAATTAGAAAATAATTATAAACGTTATTTATCAAATTTTTTATATAAAAAATTAGAACTTTTTGGTATTCCTATTTTTTTAAAATTTAAAGAAAATAAAAATCCTTATATTAAAAATTATATTAATTAA
- a CDS encoding PQQ-binding-like beta-propeller repeat protein: protein MKLQKLMFIFFIFCSFTLTRCSNYNNNSIQNKKEIIKNYKNDLNIIKNNQINPKLIWFKKIMKKSNNNFSKLHLAYKKGLIYIANKDGIVKCINIKNGKIVWNVNLAKKNFCIFSYCLSEELSSGPVISNNYLYLGSEKGKIIALNNKNGTKVWETSVFSEVLSDPVISKNILVIHNNNNILQGLDKNNGHILWTVSLGPLEPYSFRGTSKPTIFFDNIITGSDNGIISSRTLNNGSLIWQRDLTIIPNLFSSLNFNDIDAQPIIFNGIVYVVSYNGNFNALDLSNGNIIWKKLYKVSGDFILNKNIYFFDINNKLLSLNIYKGNIIWSQDKFIHKKTITPIYYKNNLIIIDRYGKIYWLNIYNGNVIGNKSIKKFNDYIESSLLIDNKLILQTHNGILYMFKL, encoded by the coding sequence ATGAAATTACAAAAATTAATGTTCATATTTTTTATTTTTTGTTCTTTTACATTAACTAGATGTTCAAATTATAATAATAATTCTATTCAGAATAAAAAAGAAATAATAAAAAATTATAAAAATGATTTAAATATTATAAAAAATAACCAAATAAATCCCAAATTAATTTGGTTTAAAAAAATAATGAAAAAATCTAATAATAATTTTTCTAAATTACATTTAGCATATAAAAAAGGATTAATATATATTGCAAATAAAGATGGTATAGTAAAATGTATTAATATAAAAAATGGAAAAATAGTATGGAATGTTAATCTTGCTAAAAAAAATTTTTGTATATTTTCGTATTGTTTATCAGAAGAATTATCTAGTGGTCCTGTTATATCAAATAATTATTTATATTTAGGAAGTGAAAAAGGTAAAATTATTGCTTTAAATAATAAAAATGGTACTAAAGTATGGGAAACATCAGTTTTTAGTGAAGTATTATCTGATCCAGTTATTTCAAAAAATATTTTAGTTATACATAATAATAATAATATTTTACAAGGATTAGATAAAAATAACGGTCATATTTTATGGACAGTAAGTTTAGGTCCTTTAGAACCATATTCATTTAGAGGTACATCAAAACCAACAATATTTTTTGATAATATTATAACTGGAAGTGATAATGGTATTATTAGTTCTCGTACATTAAATAATGGTTCTTTAATTTGGCAAAGAGACTTAACAATAATTCCTAATTTATTTAGTTCTTTAAATTTTAATGATATTGATGCACAACCAATAATTTTTAATGGAATAGTTTATGTAGTTTCTTATAATGGTAATTTCAATGCATTAGATCTTTCTAATGGAAATATTATTTGGAAAAAATTATATAAAGTGTCTGGTGATTTCATTCTTAATAAAAATATTTATTTTTTTGATATAAACAATAAACTTTTATCATTAAATATTTACAAAGGAAATATTATTTGGTCACAAGATAAATTTATACATAAAAAAACTATAACTCCAATTTATTATAAAAATAATCTTATAATTATAGATAGATATGGTAAAATTTACTGGTTAAATATTTATAATGGTAATGTTATTGGTAATAAATCAATTAAAAAATTTAATGATTATATAGAATCATCATTATTAATTGATAATAAATTAATTTTACAAACTCATAATGGCATACTTTATATGTTTAAATTATAA
- the hisS gene encoding histidine--tRNA ligase, whose protein sequence is MIKNITSVYGMHDYFFPDTLLWEYIENVIKDILNNYGYKEIKIPIIEKSILFKQMIGEMTDIVEKEMYNLYDKNGESLTLRPEGTVGCIRAMVEHNAFSSLNQRLWYNGPMFRYERPQKGRYRQFNQIGIEVLGLESPYIDAEIIIMTYHFWKKLNIINNIFLEINSIGSIQDREKYIKKLILYLEKHFHLLDEDCKRRIYTNPLRILDSKNPNIQQLLNRAPQLKNFLSTHCVVNLNKLCDILNTMKINFSINYRLVRGLDYYNDIVFEWITNQLGSHKTICGGGRYDKLVEKFSQKKNINGIGCAIGIERLILLIKNVNAIKLKTNYLIDIYLIPMNNNLTLHKTIYIREIIRKHFPLLKTVISYYFNNLKKQIIQAIKQKVRFLLIIGEKEINNNQLTIKDLFLKKQITFLEKELITKLIEILNY, encoded by the coding sequence ATGATAAAAAATATTACTTCAGTTTATGGTATGCATGATTATTTTTTTCCAGATACTTTATTATGGGAATATATTGAAAATGTTATTAAAGATATATTAAATAATTATGGTTATAAAGAAATTAAAATTCCTATTATTGAAAAAAGTATTTTATTTAAACAAATGATAGGTGAAATGACAGATATTGTAGAAAAAGAAATGTATAATTTATATGATAAAAATGGAGAGAGTCTTACTTTGAGACCAGAAGGAACTGTTGGTTGTATTAGAGCAATGGTAGAACATAATGCTTTTTCTTCTTTAAATCAAAGATTATGGTATAATGGACCTATGTTTCGTTATGAAAGACCACAAAAAGGAAGATATAGACAATTTAATCAAATTGGTATTGAAGTATTAGGATTAGAATCACCTTATATAGATGCTGAAATAATTATAATGACATATCATTTTTGGAAGAAACTTAATATTATAAATAATATTTTTTTAGAAATTAATTCTATTGGATCTATTCAAGATAGAGAAAAATATATTAAAAAACTTATTTTATATTTAGAAAAACATTTTCATTTATTAGATGAAGATTGTAAAAGAAGAATATATACAAATCCTTTAAGAATATTAGATAGTAAAAATCCTAATATTCAACAATTATTAAATAGAGCTCCTCAATTAAAAAATTTTCTTAGTACACATTGTGTAGTTAATTTAAATAAATTATGTGATATATTAAATACAATGAAAATTAATTTTTCTATAAATTATCGTTTAGTAAGAGGATTAGATTATTATAATGATATTGTTTTTGAATGGATTACAAATCAATTAGGATCTCATAAAACTATTTGTGGTGGTGGTAGATATGATAAATTAGTTGAAAAATTCAGTCAAAAAAAAAATATTAATGGTATAGGATGTGCTATTGGAATAGAACGTTTAATATTATTAATAAAAAATGTTAATGCAATAAAATTAAAAACAAATTATTTAATAGATATTTATCTTATACCTATGAATAATAATTTGACTTTACATAAAACTATTTATATTCGTGAAATTATTAGAAAACATTTTCCTTTATTAAAAACAGTTATTAGTTATTATTTTAATAATTTAAAAAAACAAATTATTCAAGCAATTAAACAAAAGGTACGTTTTCTTTTAATTATAGGAGAAAAAGAAATAAATAATAATCAATTAACAATAAAAGATTTATTTTTAAAAAAACAAATAACTTTTCTTGAAAAAGAATTAATAACTAAATTAATAGAAATATTAAATTACTAA
- the tadA gene encoding tRNA adenosine(34) deaminase TadA produces the protein MKNDIYWMNYALNLSKLAIKSGEIPVGAVIVKNNKIISEGKNNSIKKNDPTGHAEIIALRKAGKFLKNYRLLNTTMYVTLEPCIMCSGAIIISRINRLVYSINNNKYYKIGSFIDLLGIYNINYCIKINSGVLVKECTSVIKTFFSLKRRNKIH, from the coding sequence ATGAAAAATGATATTTATTGGATGAATTATGCTTTAAATTTATCTAAATTAGCAATTAAGTCAGGTGAAATACCAGTTGGAGCAGTAATTGTAAAGAATAATAAAATTATATCAGAAGGTAAAAATAATTCTATTAAAAAAAATGATCCTACAGGACATGCTGAAATTATAGCATTAAGAAAAGCTGGTAAGTTTTTAAAAAATTATAGATTACTAAATACAACTATGTATGTAACATTAGAACCATGTATAATGTGTTCTGGAGCAATAATTATTAGTAGAATTAATCGTTTAGTATATAGTATTAATAATAATAAATATTATAAAATAGGATCATTTATAGATTTATTAGGAATTTATAATATAAATTATTGCATAAAAATTAATTCTGGAGTATTAGTTAAAGAATGTACTAGTGTTATTAAAACATTTTTTTCTTTAAAAAGAAGAAACAAAATTCATTAA
- the glyA gene encoding serine hydroxymethyltransferase: protein MLNQIINYSNYDIEIWKLIQKEIKRQEEHIELIASENYASPYVMYVQGSQLTNKYAEGYPNKRYYGGCKYIDEIEQITINRAKKLFNANYANVQPHSGSQANFAVYSALLNPGDKIMGLENSHGGHLTHGSIVNFSGKFYKNISYKVNNEGIIDYDNLLKLAEKHKPKMIIGGFSSYSGICNWKKMREIADIVKAYLLIDMAHIAGLVATGLYPNPIPYAHVVTSTTHKTLAGPRGGLILATENIDNLFNKLNSSVFPGTQGGPLMHVIAAKAVALKEASEPKFFIYQKQVLKNAKLMVSILKERNYKIVSNNTYNHLFLIDLSNINMTGIKAEKLLGKYNIIVNKNSIPNDLKSPFITSGIRIGTPAITRRGFKEHEVSLITNIIADIFDKRNEKILYIKEKILELCINFPVYLNK from the coding sequence ATTTTGAATCAAATTATAAATTATTCAAATTATGATATTGAAATATGGAAATTAATTCAAAAAGAAATTAAACGACAAGAAGAACATATAGAATTAATTGCATCTGAAAATTATGCTTCACCTTATGTTATGTATGTTCAAGGATCTCAATTAACTAATAAATATGCAGAAGGATATCCTAATAAAAGATATTATGGTGGATGTAAATATATTGACGAAATAGAACAAATAACTATAAATAGAGCTAAAAAATTATTTAATGCAAATTATGCTAATGTACAACCACATTCAGGATCACAAGCTAATTTTGCTGTATATTCAGCATTATTAAATCCTGGAGATAAAATAATGGGTTTAGAAAATTCTCATGGAGGTCATCTAACTCATGGATCTATAGTTAATTTTTCAGGAAAATTTTATAAAAATATATCTTATAAAGTTAATAATGAAGGAATTATTGATTATGATAATTTATTAAAATTAGCAGAAAAACATAAACCTAAAATGATTATTGGTGGTTTTTCATCGTATTCTGGAATATGTAATTGGAAAAAAATGAGAGAAATAGCTGATATTGTAAAAGCATATTTACTTATTGATATGGCTCATATTGCAGGATTAGTAGCAACTGGATTATATCCTAATCCAATACCATATGCTCATGTAGTAACTTCTACAACACATAAAACTTTAGCAGGTCCAAGAGGTGGATTAATTTTAGCTACAGAAAATATTGATAATCTTTTTAATAAATTAAATTCTTCTGTATTTCCAGGAACTCAAGGTGGTCCTTTGATGCATGTCATTGCAGCTAAAGCTGTAGCATTAAAAGAAGCTTCTGAACCAAAATTTTTTATATATCAAAAACAAGTATTAAAAAATGCTAAATTAATGGTTTCTATTTTAAAAGAACGTAATTATAAAATTGTCTCAAATAATACATATAATCATTTATTTTTAATAGATTTATCTAATATAAATATGACAGGAATAAAAGCTGAAAAATTACTAGGAAAATATAATATTATTGTAAATAAAAATAGTATTCCAAATGATTTAAAATCTCCTTTTATTACTTCAGGTATAAGAATTGGTACTCCTGCAATTACTAGAAGAGGTTTTAAAGAACATGAAGTATCATTAATAACAAATATTATTGCAGATATTTTTGATAAAAGAAATGAAAAAATTTTATATATAAAAGAAAAAATATTAGAATTATGTATAAATTTTCCCGTATATTTAAATAAATAA
- a CDS encoding DJ-1 family glyoxalase III: protein MSECYSILICITDGIEEIETVSTIDILNRSNINVTLASTTNNYKVSCAHGTNLICDILLKDLTNSNNYIAIIIPGGLKASQHFKSNNLLLKYISKFKISQKIVGAICATPAIMLVSNNIFPKAKMTGYLGLKNLIPSKQWSNNPVCWDNKFKLLTAQSVKYSLDFNLKLVSIILGENISKKIAAEL, encoded by the coding sequence ATGTCAGAATGTTATTCTATTCTAATTTGTATTACAGATGGTATAGAAGAAATAGAAACTGTTTCAACTATCGATATTTTAAATAGAAGTAATATAAATGTTACTTTAGCAAGTACAACTAATAATTATAAAGTTTCTTGTGCTCATGGCACAAATTTAATTTGTGATATACTTTTAAAAGATTTAACAAATAGTAATAATTATATTGCTATAATTATTCCTGGAGGATTAAAAGCATCTCAACATTTTAAATCTAATAATTTATTATTAAAATATATTTCTAAATTTAAAATTTCTCAAAAAATTGTAGGTGCAATTTGTGCTACTCCTGCTATTATGCTTGTATCAAATAATATTTTTCCTAAAGCTAAAATGACTGGATATTTAGGATTGAAAAATTTAATTCCATCTAAACAATGGTCAAATAATCCAGTATGTTGGGATAATAAATTTAAATTATTAACTGCTCAAAGTGTTAAATATTCTCTTGATTTTAATTTAAAATTAGTTAGTATTATTTTAGGAGAAAATATTTCAAAAAAAATTGCTGCTGAATTATAA
- the nusB gene encoding transcription antitermination factor NusB — MKFTDRYQARKYALQAIYSWQISKNTFSDIQYYFLNESIKDFKNIDISYFNELINGVIINSISLDKLMKPFLSRKLFELGQIEKAILRISLYELINRLDVPYKVIINESICLAKCFGGVDNSYKFINGVLDKIVTKIRI, encoded by the coding sequence GTGAAATTTACTGATAGATATCAAGCTCGTAAATATGCTTTACAAGCAATTTATTCTTGGCAAATATCTAAAAATACATTTAGTGATATTCAATATTATTTTTTAAATGAATCTATAAAAGATTTTAAAAATATTGACATTAGTTATTTTAATGAATTAATAAATGGAGTAATAATAAATAGTATAAGTTTAGATAAATTAATGAAGCCTTTTTTATCACGTAAATTATTTGAATTAGGTCAAATTGAAAAAGCTATTTTAAGAATTTCATTATATGAATTAATTAATCGTTTAGATGTTCCTTATAAAGTTATTATTAATGAAAGTATTTGTTTAGCAAAATGTTTTGGAGGTGTAGATAATAGTTATAAATTTATAAATGGTGTTTTAGATAAAATAGTTACTAAAATAAGAATATAA
- the ribH gene encoding 6,7-dimethyl-8-ribityllumazine synthase → MKIINENIIVSKKVFIAIIIARFNEFINKNLLYAAIDTFQRIGMIKKDNITVIWIPGSYELPLTTKLIIKKKIYDGILTIGTIIKGDTLHFKYLSQSVCSQLLNLSVKNQIPISFGVLTTNNIEQAIERSGSKIGNRGTEAALTLLEMINISKKIKSLSEKKEL, encoded by the coding sequence ATGAAAATAATTAATGAAAATATTATAGTTTCAAAAAAAGTATTTATAGCAATTATTATAGCAAGGTTTAATGAATTTATTAATAAAAATTTATTATATGCTGCTATTGATACATTTCAAAGAATAGGAATGATAAAAAAAGATAATATAACTGTTATATGGATACCAGGATCATATGAATTACCATTAACAACTAAATTAATAATAAAAAAAAAGATTTACGATGGTATTTTGACCATAGGAACAATTATTAAAGGAGATACTTTACATTTTAAATATTTATCTCAATCAGTATGTTCTCAGTTACTAAATTTATCTGTAAAAAATCAAATACCTATCTCATTTGGAGTATTAACCACAAATAATATAGAACAAGCAATAGAACGTTCTGGAAGTAAAATAGGAAATCGTGGAACTGAAGCAGCTTTAACATTATTGGAAATGATAAATATATCTAAAAAAATTAAATCTTTAAGTGAAAAAAAGGAATTATAG
- the ribD gene encoding bifunctional diaminohydroxyphosphoribosylaminopyrimidine deaminase/5-amino-6-(5-phosphoribosylamino)uracil reductase RibD: protein MIDEFYMKYAIKLAKLGIFTTTPNPNVGCVIVNNNKIVGTGYHLKSGQNHAEINALNMAGKYAKNSTVYVTLEPCNYFNLTPPCCNALIKAKVNRVIIANKDPNPKINGYGIKLLKKFGIKIKYNFMSKEAEKLNLGFFKRMRTGFPWIQLKLAVSLDGKIGLYNGKSKWISSKESRIDVQKLRAKSSAILSTSNTVLKDNATLLVRWNELNDYIKKIYPKNLLRQPIRIILDRSNLIKPTNKLILFPGKIFLIRLKYTFEKWPYYVKQIIIPEKNGFLNLKYLFKKLGHKGINNILIEAGSILTGSLLKNKLVDELIVYLSPKLLGNIALNFCNLNEFYNMNDVLKFNFTNIKKIGKDLRLKLKPL, encoded by the coding sequence ATGATAGATGAATTTTATATGAAATATGCAATTAAATTAGCAAAATTAGGTATCTTTACAACTACTCCTAATCCTAATGTAGGTTGTGTAATAGTTAATAACAATAAAATTGTTGGTACTGGATATCATTTAAAATCAGGACAAAATCATGCAGAAATTAATGCATTAAATATGGCTGGAAAATATGCAAAAAATTCGACTGTTTATGTAACATTAGAGCCATGTAATTATTTTAATTTAACTCCACCTTGTTGTAATGCTTTAATAAAAGCTAAGGTTAATCGTGTTATAATAGCAAACAAAGATCCTAATCCTAAAATAAATGGATATGGAATAAAATTATTAAAAAAATTTGGAATAAAAATAAAATATAATTTTATGTCTAAAGAAGCTGAAAAATTAAATTTAGGTTTTTTTAAAAGAATGCGTACAGGTTTTCCTTGGATACAATTAAAATTAGCAGTATCTTTAGATGGTAAAATCGGTCTTTATAATGGTAAAAGTAAATGGATTTCTTCTAAAGAATCTAGAATAGATGTTCAAAAACTTAGAGCAAAAAGTTCTGCAATTTTAAGTACAAGTAATACAGTTTTAAAAGATAATGCTACTTTATTAGTTCGTTGGAATGAATTAAATGATTATATAAAAAAAATATATCCTAAAAATTTATTAAGACAACCAATAAGAATTATTTTAGATAGATCTAATTTAATAAAACCTACTAATAAACTTATATTATTTCCAGGAAAAATATTTTTAATAAGATTAAAATATACATTTGAAAAATGGCCTTATTATGTTAAACAAATAATTATTCCAGAAAAAAATGGTTTTTTAAATTTAAAATATTTATTTAAAAAATTAGGACATAAAGGAATAAATAATATTCTTATAGAAGCAGGGAGTATATTAACAGGATCTTTATTAAAAAATAAATTAGTTGATGAATTAATAGTTTATTTATCACCTAAATTATTAGGAAATATTGCATTGAATTTTTGTAATCTTAATGAATTTTATAATATGAATGATGTTTTAAAATTTAATTTTACAAATATAAAAAAAATAGGTAAAGATTTAAGATTAAAATTAAAACCTTTATAA